The following are encoded together in the Ralstonia insidiosa genome:
- a CDS encoding PLP-dependent aminotransferase family protein gives MDHTACTFSNRAQKLTSSAIREILKITERPEVISFAGGLPAPVTFPVEAIQAACARMFADNPQAALQYGPTEGLSGLREWIAQRHGTTASRVLITTGSQQGLDLLGKIFIDPQSKVMVETPSYLGALQSFSLFEPAYASVPSDDKGLLPEALTPELTAGARFFYTIPNFQNPTGRRLPLERRQALVARAKELGVLLVEDDPYGELSYTGDQLPSLRSLNPDGVIYMGSFSKILAPGMRLGYIIAPEHIHFKLVQAKQASDLHTPSFTQRVAYEVLKTGLLDTHIPSIRNLYGKQCEAMLDSLQRHMPQGVHWNRPEGGMFIWVEVPEGIDTMALLEKAVARNVAFVPGAPFYANAPRRNTLRLAFVTVAPERIEQGIAVLGELMRAEIAAITPKAA, from the coding sequence ATGGACCACACCGCCTGTACCTTCTCCAACCGTGCTCAGAAACTGACCAGCTCGGCGATCCGGGAAATCCTCAAGATCACTGAACGTCCTGAGGTCATTTCGTTTGCCGGCGGCCTGCCCGCCCCGGTCACTTTCCCGGTCGAAGCGATTCAGGCGGCGTGCGCCCGCATGTTTGCAGACAACCCGCAGGCCGCGTTGCAGTACGGCCCGACTGAAGGGTTGTCCGGACTGCGTGAATGGATTGCCCAGCGTCATGGCACCACCGCATCGCGCGTGCTCATCACGACGGGCTCGCAGCAGGGGCTGGACCTGCTGGGCAAGATCTTCATCGACCCGCAAAGCAAGGTGATGGTCGAAACGCCGAGCTACCTGGGCGCGTTGCAATCGTTCTCGCTGTTCGAGCCGGCCTATGCATCGGTGCCCAGCGACGACAAGGGCCTGCTGCCCGAAGCGCTCACGCCCGAGCTGACCGCTGGCGCGCGCTTCTTCTACACCATCCCGAACTTCCAGAACCCGACCGGCCGCCGTCTGCCGCTGGAGCGCCGCCAGGCCCTGGTGGCCCGCGCCAAGGAACTCGGCGTGCTGCTGGTGGAAGACGATCCGTACGGCGAGCTGAGCTACACCGGCGATCAACTGCCCTCGCTGCGCTCGCTCAACCCGGACGGCGTGATCTACATGGGCTCGTTCTCGAAGATCCTGGCGCCGGGCATGCGCCTGGGCTACATCATTGCGCCCGAGCATATCCACTTCAAACTCGTGCAGGCCAAGCAGGCATCGGACCTGCACACGCCCAGCTTCACGCAGCGCGTGGCCTACGAGGTGCTGAAGACTGGCCTGCTCGACACGCACATCCCGAGCATCCGTAACCTGTATGGCAAGCAGTGCGAGGCGATGCTCGATTCGCTCCAGCGCCACATGCCGCAAGGCGTGCACTGGAATCGCCCGGAAGGCGGCATGTTCATCTGGGTGGAAGTGCCGGAAGGCATCGATACGATGGCGCTGCTGGAAAAAGCCGTCGCGCGCAACGTGGCCTTCGTGCCGGGCGCACCGTTCTATGCCAACGCCCCGCGCCGCAATACCCTGCGCCTGGCGTTCGTGACGGTGGCGCCGGAACGCATTGAACAAGGCATTGCCGTGCTGGGTGAGTTGATGCGCGCAGAAATTGCGGCAATCACACCCAAGGCCGCCTAA
- a CDS encoding MASE1 domain-containing protein yields MRFHRLSTPVATILWGVLYLVAAIVSHRLNGPVDMTGYIWLPAGVTMAAFMLRPYREWPGLGAAFAVAQLALAAIEHTNPAHAMLFALDEVGSSALAVALIRLMGVPLEGLYFLRAMLTAGAISGIVGALFGAAWFAWSQGGSFGHVFRVWGASDFLGVLIVTPVLAAWSRFRAFRSGGTDRTDFLLGLVAFIALAVSSYVVFDGNSADKFGDGIGFALTYVPLFFAVVVALLWGGRGGSVAVLLLALVALTQTAEGDGPFAVLDRHYGQSLLETQLYLGVAALLVLLVSALKTTREQLHEQSAHWQNRVELALAASSQLVYTIDPASGRIDWGGDVTLAFGHDAQTMASVSTVLQLVHPDDRAGLSARWLGTPVFDDEAVPPARRQTLRLTARDGTLHTVVDTGGPLTDAVGNTALVAGTWSVETAL; encoded by the coding sequence ATGCGATTCCACCGACTTTCCACCCCCGTTGCCACGATCCTGTGGGGCGTGCTGTATCTGGTTGCCGCCATCGTGTCGCACCGCCTGAACGGGCCGGTGGACATGACGGGCTATATCTGGCTGCCGGCGGGCGTGACCATGGCGGCCTTCATGCTGCGGCCGTACCGCGAATGGCCGGGGTTGGGTGCCGCTTTTGCCGTGGCGCAACTGGCGCTGGCCGCCATCGAGCACACCAATCCGGCGCACGCGATGCTCTTCGCGCTGGACGAGGTCGGCAGCTCGGCGCTGGCCGTGGCGCTGATCCGGCTGATGGGCGTGCCGCTTGAAGGGTTGTACTTCCTGCGCGCCATGCTAACGGCGGGCGCGATCAGCGGCATTGTCGGCGCGCTGTTCGGGGCGGCATGGTTTGCGTGGTCGCAGGGCGGCTCGTTCGGACACGTCTTCCGGGTCTGGGGCGCATCGGATTTCCTGGGCGTGCTGATTGTCACGCCAGTGCTGGCGGCCTGGTCGCGCTTTCGCGCATTCCGCTCGGGGGGGACCGATCGCACCGACTTCCTGCTCGGTCTGGTGGCCTTCATCGCGCTGGCCGTGTCGTCTTACGTGGTCTTCGATGGCAACAGCGCGGACAAGTTTGGCGATGGCATTGGCTTTGCGCTGACCTACGTCCCGCTGTTCTTTGCCGTGGTGGTGGCCCTGCTGTGGGGCGGGCGCGGCGGCTCGGTGGCGGTGCTGCTGCTGGCGCTGGTGGCGCTCACGCAAACGGCCGAAGGCGATGGCCCGTTTGCAGTGCTCGATCGCCACTACGGCCAATCGTTGCTGGAAACGCAGTTGTACCTGGGCGTTGCCGCACTACTGGTGCTGCTTGTGAGCGCGCTCAAGACGACGCGCGAGCAACTGCACGAGCAAAGCGCGCACTGGCAGAACCGCGTGGAGCTTGCACTGGCCGCATCCAGCCAGCTCGTCTACACCATCGACCCGGCCAGCGGCCGCATCGACTGGGGCGGCGACGTAACACTGGCCTTCGGGCATGACGCGCAAACCATGGCTTCGGTCTCCACCGTGCTGCAGCTCGTGCATCCGGACGACCGCGCCGGCTTGAGCGCTCGTTGGCTGGGCACGCCGGTATTCGACGATGAGGCTGTCCCGCCCGCACGCCGGCAAACGCTGCGCCTGACCGCACGCGACGGCACGTTGCATACAGTGGTGGATACCGGCGGGCCGCTGACGGACGCCGTGGGCAATACGGCGCTGGTGGCCGGTACCTGGTCGGTCGAGACGGCACTGTGA
- a CDS encoding DMT family transporter: protein MNKSAALPMHHTDHAERRGMLLGFIGVAIFSQTLPFTRMAVAELDATFVALVRAVLASVLALGLLAATGAFAAAKRPHGSQWWQLAVTAMGVVVGFPLFSSLAMRDVPAAHGAIITGLLPLATAVFAAWFGRERPSTGFWLCAVVGSVLVVSFALLQGAGALHRADWLLFAAMVTGALGYATGGKLSRELGGTQTIAWALVISLPVLLPMVGALAWLPSTHQAEALTHASARAWVGLAYVSAFSMFIGFLFWYSGLAAGGVARVGQIQLLQPFMTLIGGWLLLGESLDAPTVLFALAVIAVVGIGRRTSVRR from the coding sequence ATGAACAAGTCCGCCGCCCTGCCGATGCACCACACCGACCACGCTGAACGCCGCGGCATGCTGCTCGGCTTCATCGGCGTGGCCATCTTCAGCCAGACGCTGCCGTTCACCCGCATGGCCGTGGCCGAGCTGGATGCGACCTTCGTGGCACTCGTGCGCGCGGTGTTGGCCAGTGTGCTGGCGCTGGGCCTGCTGGCAGCCACCGGCGCGTTCGCGGCAGCCAAACGGCCGCATGGCAGCCAGTGGTGGCAACTCGCGGTCACGGCGATGGGCGTGGTGGTGGGTTTTCCGTTGTTCTCTTCGCTGGCAATGCGCGATGTACCGGCTGCCCATGGCGCCATCATCACCGGCCTGCTGCCGCTGGCGACTGCTGTGTTTGCCGCGTGGTTTGGGCGTGAACGGCCATCGACGGGGTTCTGGCTGTGTGCGGTGGTGGGCAGCGTGCTCGTCGTCTCATTTGCGCTGCTGCAAGGTGCCGGCGCCCTGCACCGCGCCGACTGGCTGCTGTTCGCCGCCATGGTGACTGGCGCCCTCGGCTATGCAACGGGCGGCAAGCTCTCGCGCGAGTTGGGCGGCACGCAGACAATTGCCTGGGCGCTGGTCATCTCGCTGCCCGTGCTGCTGCCGATGGTGGGTGCACTGGCGTGGCTGCCGTCCACGCATCAGGCCGAAGCGCTGACGCATGCGTCCGCCCGCGCTTGGGTGGGGCTGGCCTACGTGTCGGCCTTCTCCATGTTCATCGGCTTCCTGTTCTGGTATTCGGGCCTGGCTGCGGGCGGTGTTGCGCGGGTCGGCCAGATACAATTGCTGCAACCTTTCATGACGTTGATCGGCGGCTGGCTGCTGCTGGGCGAATCGCTGGATGCGCCCACTGTGCTGTTTGCGCTGGCAGTGATTGCCGTGGTCGGCATCGGCCGGCGGACGTCGGTGCGCCGATAG
- a CDS encoding phytanoyl-CoA dioxygenase family protein, whose product MSGDFLADGYTIVPNVLANAACERLADKLQTNGAGTRELLSQPWCAELAVTLHQHHALAPLIPASHVAVQCTGFNKSAEQNWLVAIHQDLSIPVAECVNDPSLTGWSEKHGQLYVQPPHDVLEDLIAVRLHLDDCGQAEGPLRVVPGSHRQGRASQTEMLGTRDRLGEVTCLADRGGVLLMRPLLLHASSKVTSGRPRRVLHFVYGPRTLPFGLRWSSDRRD is encoded by the coding sequence ATGTCCGGCGATTTTCTGGCTGACGGCTACACCATCGTCCCAAACGTATTGGCAAATGCGGCCTGCGAACGTCTAGCCGACAAGCTGCAAACCAACGGCGCAGGCACGCGTGAACTGCTTTCGCAGCCTTGGTGCGCAGAGTTGGCGGTTACGCTGCACCAGCACCATGCCCTTGCACCGCTGATCCCTGCTTCGCATGTCGCCGTGCAATGCACTGGCTTCAATAAGTCCGCCGAGCAGAACTGGCTGGTAGCGATCCACCAGGACCTGAGCATTCCTGTGGCGGAATGCGTGAACGATCCATCGCTGACCGGTTGGTCTGAAAAGCATGGCCAACTGTACGTGCAGCCGCCACATGACGTGCTGGAAGACCTGATCGCCGTCCGATTACACCTGGACGACTGTGGCCAAGCTGAAGGTCCGTTGCGCGTCGTGCCGGGATCTCATCGGCAGGGCCGGGCGAGTCAGACCGAGATGCTGGGCACACGCGACCGACTTGGCGAGGTCACGTGCCTGGCAGATCGCGGTGGCGTGCTGCTGATGCGCCCACTTCTGCTGCATGCCTCCTCCAAGGTCACCAGCGGGCGACCGCGTCGCGTACTGCATTTCGTCTATGGACCGCGGACATTGCCATTCGGCCTGCGCTGGTCGTCCGATCGCCGCGATTAA
- a CDS encoding glutathione S-transferase family protein codes for MLRIWGRLSSVNVQKVVWCARELSLDHERIDVGGAFGGVDTPAFKAMNPNGMIPVIEDGLNDSSDTRFVLWESNAIVRYLSARYGPGNLYPLELHERADADRWMDWQTTSFSPSMVDAFLQLVRTPEDQRDATRIERSRQAAERTTAILDTVLAKQPYVAGQRFTMADIVCGCAAHRWFGLPIERPARPHLERWMAELRDRRAAQEVLALPVV; via the coding sequence ATGCTGCGGATCTGGGGAAGACTCTCTTCGGTCAACGTACAGAAAGTGGTCTGGTGCGCGCGCGAGCTATCGCTCGACCATGAGCGCATCGACGTCGGCGGTGCCTTCGGGGGCGTTGACACGCCGGCATTCAAGGCGATGAACCCGAACGGCATGATCCCCGTCATCGAAGACGGCCTGAACGATTCCAGCGACACGCGCTTCGTCCTGTGGGAGTCCAACGCCATCGTGCGTTATCTCTCCGCACGCTACGGCCCGGGCAACCTGTACCCGCTTGAACTGCACGAGCGCGCAGACGCCGATCGCTGGATGGATTGGCAGACCACCTCATTCAGCCCGTCGATGGTGGATGCGTTCCTGCAGCTCGTACGTACGCCGGAAGACCAGCGCGACGCCACCCGCATCGAGCGCTCGCGCCAGGCTGCCGAGCGCACCACCGCCATCCTCGACACCGTGCTGGCCAAACAGCCCTATGTGGCCGGCCAGCGCTTCACCATGGCGGACATCGTCTGCGGCTGCGCCGCTCACCGCTGGTTCGGGCTGCCGATCGAGCGCCCGGCGCGTCCCCACCTCGAGCGCTGGATGGCCGAGCTGCGCGATCGGCGCGCGGCGCAGGAAGTGTTGGCGTTGCCGGTGGTCTGA
- a CDS encoding efflux RND transporter periplasmic adaptor subunit, with translation MMFSVLSQGSRSFRWLFCVGVFGALVACSKHADEAAKPAGPPEVEFAVAQRSDAPLVTELPGRIEPYRTAEVRARVDGIVLKRAYEEGQVVKAGQVLFRIDPAPLKAQVDAAQGALARAQAQAAIAHDKAARYKGLAATRAVSELEYAEAQSAERQAAADVVSARAALETAQLRLGYATVTAPIGGRSRRAQVTEGALVKEDAATPLTTVEQIDPIYVDFAQPAAEVLALQRALKKGQAAALTGQDIGVQVILSDGVAYERPGKLLFSDLAVDRATDNVSMRAVLPNPDGLLLPGMYVRVKLSHAVQQGAVTIPKGALQRDRHGATVFVVKADNTLAAQPVAAQTLAGDQWLVTSGLTGGERVAIPGMQTLEAGMAVKPVPATKHASSVTDSAADTKPTERTKG, from the coding sequence ATGATGTTCTCCGTGTTGTCCCAGGGTTCCCGTTCGTTCCGGTGGTTGTTCTGCGTAGGTGTGTTCGGCGCGCTGGTGGCCTGCAGCAAGCACGCTGATGAGGCTGCCAAACCTGCCGGCCCGCCGGAAGTCGAGTTTGCGGTTGCGCAGCGCTCCGATGCGCCACTGGTGACCGAGTTGCCCGGCCGTATCGAGCCGTATCGCACGGCAGAAGTGCGCGCACGCGTCGATGGCATCGTGCTCAAGCGCGCCTATGAAGAAGGGCAGGTGGTCAAGGCGGGCCAGGTGTTGTTCCGCATCGATCCCGCACCGCTCAAGGCGCAGGTGGATGCCGCACAGGGTGCGCTTGCCCGTGCGCAGGCGCAGGCCGCCATTGCCCACGACAAGGCCGCGCGCTACAAGGGCCTGGCTGCCACCCGTGCCGTGAGCGAACTCGAATACGCCGAAGCCCAATCCGCCGAGCGTCAGGCCGCAGCCGATGTGGTTTCCGCCCGTGCCGCGCTGGAGACCGCGCAACTGCGCCTGGGCTATGCCACGGTTACCGCGCCCATTGGTGGCCGCTCGCGCCGCGCGCAGGTGACCGAAGGCGCGCTGGTCAAGGAAGACGCCGCGACGCCGCTCACCACGGTCGAGCAGATCGACCCGATCTACGTTGACTTCGCCCAGCCTGCTGCCGAGGTGCTTGCCTTGCAGCGCGCACTGAAGAAAGGGCAGGCTGCTGCATTGACGGGGCAGGACATTGGCGTGCAAGTGATCCTGAGCGATGGCGTGGCCTACGAGCGCCCGGGCAAGTTGCTGTTCTCCGATCTGGCGGTGGACCGCGCGACGGATAACGTCTCGATGCGGGCCGTGCTGCCCAACCCTGATGGCCTGTTGCTGCCCGGCATGTACGTCCGCGTGAAGCTGTCGCACGCGGTGCAGCAGGGCGCGGTGACGATTCCGAAGGGCGCCTTGCAGCGCGATCGTCATGGCGCGACCGTGTTCGTGGTGAAGGCCGACAACACGCTGGCGGCGCAGCCCGTGGCTGCGCAAACGTTGGCCGGCGATCAGTGGCTCGTGACGAGCGGCCTGACCGGCGGCGAGCGTGTTGCCATCCCCGGCATGCAAACACTGGAAGCCGGCATGGCCGTCAAGCCGGTGCCTGCCACCAAGCACGCCAGTAGCGTCACCGATAGTGCCGCTGACACCAAGCCGACCGAGCGCACCAAAGGCTGA
- a CDS encoding efflux RND transporter permease subunit, whose amino-acid sequence MARFFIDRPVFAWVIALAIILAGLLALPSLPVAQYPNIAPPNVSINANYPGASARTAESAVTAIIEREMNGAPGLLYMSSSSDAAGNVSINLSFKQGTSPDLAAVEVQNRLKIVEERLPEVVRRNGIRIEKAAENYMMYLSLTAERGRFDGIDLGDLASSDLIPQLRRVPGVGTAQLFDAEYAMRIWPDADKLTALGLTAGDLSDAVRRYNARITVGEIGSGAVPGSAPINASITGDDGLTTPDAFGQIPLRADAQGRMMLLRDVARVELGGSDYLYLSRMNGKPATTIGIKLAPGANAVGVAKRVRAVLDEAQAHFPPGVRYEVAYDSSRFVGIAIEQVVKTLLEAVVLVFLVMVLFMQNLRATLIPTLVVPIALLGTFAVMLPMGFSINVLTLFGLVLAIGILVDDAIVVVENVERVMHEEGLSPRDATAKAMRQISGAIVGISLVLTAVFVPMAFFGGAVGNIYRQFSLSLAVSMVFSAFLALTLTPALCATLLKPVEPGHSTERKGFFGAFNRGFGRLTARYQGGVAKLLTRTGRALIVYGAIIGVVVLLFMRLPTAFLPEEDTGEFMTVVMLPTGATQAQTLDVVREAEQYFMTKEPAVASTLAITGFSLYGNGQNAAMLFLTLKEWKHRKGDDQHVDAVVARANAAFGKIKGAMVMAMNSPALPELGSKPGFDLRLQDRGGAGYERLAQARDHVLAAAAKHPALSDVTFAGQGDAPQILIDVDRKKALSMGVSIDDINRTLAVMFGSDYAGDFVYRNQVRRVIVQADGKQRVSVEQLGRMHVRNAAGTMVPLSAFTTAKWIVGPLKLDRYNGFPAMSISGSPAPGHSSGEAMAAMESIVRDLPDGFGYEWTGQSFEERLSGAQAPALFALSILVVFLCLAALYESWSIPLAVMLVVPLGVLGALLGATLRFLPNDIYFKVGLIATIGLSAKNAILIIEVAKDLVAQGMGLIEATLEAARLRFRPIVMTSLAFAFGVVPLAMATGAASASQRAIGTGVLGGIITATVLAVFLVPVFFVVVRRVFKGSERQRRLDAAHEHETAGPAA is encoded by the coding sequence ATGGCACGTTTCTTTATCGACCGCCCGGTCTTTGCCTGGGTGATTGCGCTGGCCATCATCCTGGCCGGCCTGCTTGCGCTGCCGAGCTTGCCGGTGGCCCAGTATCCGAACATCGCGCCGCCCAACGTAAGCATCAACGCCAACTATCCGGGCGCGTCTGCGCGCACGGCGGAGAGCGCTGTCACGGCCATCATCGAGCGCGAGATGAACGGGGCGCCGGGGCTGCTGTACATGTCGTCGTCGTCCGATGCGGCGGGCAACGTGTCGATCAACCTGTCGTTCAAGCAGGGCACCAGCCCCGATCTGGCGGCGGTGGAGGTGCAGAACCGCCTGAAGATCGTCGAGGAACGCCTGCCCGAAGTCGTGCGCCGCAACGGCATCCGCATTGAGAAGGCGGCCGAGAACTACATGATGTATCTGTCGCTGACGGCCGAGCGTGGCCGCTTCGACGGTATCGACCTGGGTGATCTGGCCTCGTCCGACCTCATTCCGCAACTGCGCCGCGTGCCGGGTGTTGGTACCGCACAGTTGTTCGATGCGGAATACGCCATGCGCATCTGGCCCGATGCGGACAAGCTCACCGCGCTCGGCCTCACCGCCGGTGACTTGAGCGATGCCGTGCGCCGTTACAACGCGCGCATCACCGTGGGGGAAATCGGCAGCGGGGCGGTGCCGGGCAGTGCGCCCATCAACGCGAGCATCACCGGTGACGATGGGCTGACCACGCCTGATGCGTTCGGCCAGATTCCGCTGCGTGCCGATGCGCAGGGCCGCATGATGCTGCTGCGCGATGTGGCGCGTGTGGAGCTGGGCGGTAGCGACTACCTGTACCTCTCACGGATGAACGGCAAGCCGGCCACGACCATCGGCATCAAGCTCGCGCCGGGTGCCAACGCGGTGGGTGTGGCCAAGCGCGTGCGTGCAGTGCTGGACGAGGCGCAAGCCCATTTCCCGCCGGGCGTGCGCTACGAAGTGGCGTACGACAGCTCGCGCTTTGTCGGCATCGCCATCGAGCAGGTGGTCAAGACGCTGCTCGAAGCGGTGGTGCTGGTGTTCCTGGTGATGGTGCTGTTCATGCAGAACCTGCGTGCCACGCTCATCCCCACGCTGGTCGTGCCGATTGCGCTGCTGGGCACGTTTGCGGTGATGCTGCCGATGGGCTTTTCCATCAACGTGCTGACGCTGTTTGGCCTCGTGCTCGCCATCGGTATCCTCGTTGACGATGCCATCGTGGTGGTGGAAAACGTTGAGCGCGTCATGCACGAAGAGGGGCTCTCGCCGCGCGATGCCACGGCCAAGGCCATGCGCCAGATCAGCGGGGCCATCGTCGGCATCTCGCTGGTGCTGACGGCGGTGTTCGTGCCGATGGCGTTCTTTGGCGGCGCGGTGGGCAACATCTACCGGCAGTTCTCGTTGTCGCTGGCGGTGTCGATGGTGTTCTCGGCCTTCCTGGCGCTGACGTTGACGCCGGCCTTGTGTGCGACGTTGCTCAAGCCGGTGGAGCCTGGGCACAGCACGGAGCGCAAGGGCTTCTTCGGCGCGTTCAACCGCGGTTTCGGGCGATTGACTGCGCGTTACCAAGGTGGTGTCGCCAAGCTGCTGACGCGTACCGGCCGCGCGCTGATTGTCTATGGCGCGATCATCGGCGTGGTGGTGCTGTTGTTCATGCGCTTACCGACCGCCTTCCTGCCGGAAGAGGACACCGGCGAGTTCATGACTGTCGTCATGCTGCCCACGGGGGCCACGCAGGCACAGACGCTCGACGTGGTGCGCGAGGCCGAGCAGTACTTCATGACCAAGGAGCCGGCTGTTGCATCCACGCTGGCCATCACGGGCTTCAGCCTGTACGGCAACGGGCAGAACGCGGCCATGCTGTTCCTCACGCTCAAGGAGTGGAAGCACCGCAAGGGTGACGACCAGCACGTCGATGCGGTGGTCGCTCGCGCCAATGCCGCGTTCGGCAAGATCAAGGGCGCGATGGTCATGGCGATGAACTCGCCCGCGCTGCCGGAGTTGGGCAGCAAGCCCGGCTTCGATCTGCGTCTGCAAGATCGCGGCGGCGCCGGCTACGAGCGCCTGGCGCAAGCGCGCGACCACGTACTGGCCGCGGCCGCCAAGCATCCGGCACTGTCGGACGTGACCTTTGCCGGCCAGGGTGATGCCCCACAGATCCTGATCGACGTGGACCGCAAGAAGGCGCTGTCGATGGGCGTGTCGATTGACGACATCAATCGCACGCTGGCCGTGATGTTCGGCTCCGACTATGCGGGCGATTTCGTCTACCGCAACCAGGTGCGCCGCGTGATCGTGCAGGCTGACGGCAAGCAGCGCGTGTCGGTCGAACAGCTTGGTCGCATGCACGTGCGCAATGCAGCGGGCACCATGGTGCCGCTGTCTGCCTTCACCACCGCCAAGTGGATCGTCGGGCCGCTCAAGCTGGACCGCTACAACGGCTTCCCGGCCATGTCGATCAGCGGCTCACCCGCACCCGGCCACAGCTCGGGTGAGGCGATGGCCGCCATGGAATCCATCGTGCGCGACCTGCCCGACGGCTTTGGCTATGAGTGGACCGGTCAATCGTTCGAAGAGCGCTTGTCGGGCGCGCAGGCGCCGGCGCTGTTTGCGTTGTCGATCCTGGTGGTGTTTCTGTGTCTGGCGGCGTTGTATGAAAGCTGGTCGATTCCGCTGGCCGTGATGCTGGTCGTGCCGCTGGGCGTGCTCGGTGCGCTGCTGGGTGCCACGCTGCGTTTCCTGCCCAACGACATCTACTTCAAGGTCGGCCTGATCGCCACGATCGGCTTGTCAGCCAAGAACGCGATCCTGATCATCGAAGTCGCCAAGGACCTGGTGGCGCAGGGCATGGGGCTGATTGAGGCGACGCTGGAGGCGGCGCGCCTGCGCTTCCGGCCGATCGTGATGACCTCGCTGGCGTTTGCATTCGGCGTGGTGCCGCTGGCGATGGCAACGGGGGCGGCATCCGCCAGCCAGCGCGCGATCGGTACGGGTGTGCTGGGCGGCATCATCACGGCGACGGTGTTGGCGGTGTTCCTGGTGCCGGTGTTCTTTGTGGTGGTGCGGCGCGTGTTCAAGGGCAGCGAGCGCCAGCGCCGGCTGGATGCGGCGCACGAGCACGAGACGGCCGGGCCGGCGGCCTGA
- a CDS encoding alpha/beta hydrolase, which yields MTTPAPGSTAVLLIHGLGGTSYDLGVLQKALRNAGAVALAPTLPGHGTRPEDLLATHAEAWLDTLAQTYNQLLAEHETVHIAGMCMGALLALVLAHRVRHGVDRPQARLALLATPMYIDGWSTPWYRELRHAVYRIPGMAARMRVEEDEPFGIKNPLLRRIIKAKLARGDSFHYPWVPLTCIREVDRLRAKAHAAMRTTPCETLIIHAREDELTSLRSAETLQANLPHARTVVLENSYHMICVDNDRDQVAAELLGFFQFDPAAARRKATAAAD from the coding sequence GTGACTACGCCGGCGCCCGGCAGCACGGCTGTGCTGCTGATCCATGGCCTGGGCGGTACGTCCTACGATCTGGGCGTGCTGCAGAAAGCGCTGCGCAACGCGGGCGCGGTGGCGCTCGCCCCCACCCTGCCCGGCCATGGCACGCGCCCGGAAGACCTGCTCGCCACACATGCCGAGGCGTGGCTCGATACGCTTGCGCAAACGTACAACCAACTCCTGGCCGAGCATGAAACGGTGCACATCGCTGGCATGTGCATGGGCGCGCTGCTGGCGCTGGTGCTGGCGCATCGCGTGCGACACGGCGTGGATCGCCCACAAGCCAGGCTGGCGCTGCTGGCCACGCCTATGTACATCGACGGCTGGTCGACGCCGTGGTACCGGGAGCTGCGTCACGCGGTGTACCGGATTCCCGGCATGGCCGCGCGCATGCGTGTGGAAGAAGACGAGCCCTTCGGCATCAAGAACCCGCTGTTGCGACGGATCATCAAGGCCAAGCTCGCGCGCGGCGACAGCTTCCACTATCCGTGGGTGCCGCTCACGTGCATTCGCGAAGTCGATCGGCTGCGCGCCAAGGCACATGCAGCCATGCGCACCACCCCCTGCGAGACGCTGATCATCCACGCCCGTGAAGACGAACTGACCAGCCTGCGTTCTGCCGAGACCCTGCAGGCCAACTTGCCGCATGCCCGCACCGTGGTGCTGGAAAACAGCTACCACATGATCTGCGTAGACAACGACCGTGATCAGGTCGCGGCCGAGCTGCTGGGCTTCTTCCAGTTCGACCCGGCGGCCGCCAGGCGTAAGGCCACAGCCGCCGCCGATTGA
- a CDS encoding RidA family protein, with protein MSATHDAQAKLKQLGIELPAAGAPAAAYVMAAQTGNQVFLSGHIAKKDGKPWVGKLGASMTTEEGKAAARAIAIDLIATLNTHLGGDLSRVKRIVKVMSLVNSTQEFTEQHLVTNGASELFADVFGDAGKHARSAFGVAQIPFGACVEIELIAEVA; from the coding sequence ATGTCCGCCACGCACGACGCCCAGGCCAAGCTCAAGCAACTCGGTATCGAACTGCCTGCCGCCGGCGCCCCCGCCGCCGCCTACGTCATGGCCGCGCAAACCGGCAACCAGGTCTTCCTGTCCGGCCACATCGCCAAGAAGGACGGCAAGCCGTGGGTTGGCAAGCTAGGTGCCAGCATGACCACCGAAGAAGGCAAGGCCGCCGCACGCGCCATCGCTATCGACCTGATCGCCACGCTGAATACGCACCTGGGCGGCGACCTGAGCCGCGTCAAGCGCATCGTCAAGGTCATGAGCTTGGTCAATTCCACGCAGGAGTTCACCGAGCAGCACCTGGTGACCAACGGCGCATCGGAGCTGTTTGCCGACGTGTTTGGCGATGCTGGCAAGCACGCGCGCAGCGCCTTCGGCGTCGCCCAGATTCCGTTCGGCGCGTGCGTCGAAATCGAGCTGATTGCTGAAGTCGCTTAA